TGTGTCTCTCTGTGATTGGCagagtgtcctgtctctgtctctctgtgattgGCAGAGTGTACGGTTTTGGGCTGTGCTGACTGAGATCTCCTCAAGCTCAGCATTGATGTTCCTCTAGCCTCAACCCCAACCATTCTAGGTTTCTCTACAATGACATTACTGTTTGATGTCTGCCAACATGAGACTAGTTTTCCTCTGTCGATGGAAAGGGATTTACTGGAGTACAACCGTCTGTTGTCAGAGGCAGAGACGGCACGATCCATCCTTGCCTTTTTAGTTTTGGATATCTCTTTCATGGTTTTGTTGATAGTGGCACAAGGTTCACAGACTTTGAGAAGTAGTAGTTTCCTGTGTTCCATCATCAGTGAGTTTCTATCCTGACACAGAACTCTGAGGGTGTACCTGTGCCTCATGTCTAACAGGGTCAGTTTGTGTTGAAGAATAATGTCCTCCTGGTGATTCAGAAACCTCACATCCAGAACAGACTTTGGTCTCTTGCGGTTGACCACCTCGGTCATATCCAGATCATGCCTTATCATGGTGCTTGGGAATAAAAAGGAATATTCGTTTTTGACTTCTCTATTTGTTCCTGTTTTCATCACATTAACAATACTCACCCAGACATTACCATAACTAAGTATATTCTTATTCAATATATCCATGAAGTTTCACTTGCAAGTCAAGGTTTCATCAAATTGTCTTACCTGGTCAATGAACGACGACCTGTATCACAAGCATGTGTCCACAGTTTCCCACGATGTTGCTCTGTTACCTTTTTGAGGTGTGGATGCGAGCAGaacagtaggctactctagataGGCTACACGGGGGAGTGTTGGCTGCTATGACAGCTAAGCAAGCATTGTTGTAGGGTTATTGTATTTCTCCCAGGGGTGGTAGGGAATTGAATGTGTGTTACTGTTCTCTAATTATGTGTTGAGGATTATCACAGTGTTGTGTAATAACCCAGTCCTTACATGGTTATTAGTCTGCTGGCTGTCACAATTTCATAAAATTGGCGTATTTCAGAGTGTAGACTATAATCTTTGGTTCATGTTTAATTTCAAACATTTTTGAAAGGTAATTCTTTAGCTTGATCTTGTTCCCTCACTACAACTATGAAGTGGGGGGCAGCGGGTAGGAGGAATTACAATCAGGCAACTCATAAACCCACTACAAGCACATTCTCTGGGAATTGTTGAGCTCTTTTGGTAAGTAGCCTAAAAACAAGCTTTCAAGATTATTATAATGCTTTATTTGCAGCACCTCTTGTTGTGCAATGTTCTTTTTTCTTAGCTTACATAacatatttctgtaattcattaAGTTCATTGCCCTCTTCTGTTGTGTGGCAGAATGAGCTCGAGAGATGTTCGATAGTTCGGACAACTTTCTGCCCACATTGGCGAGGTGATAGGAAGTGTAAACAATGTAGTCAATACTCGCAACAAAATATCTGGCGATTTTACTACGTTGTCAATGGCTACATTGTTGCGCTACCTCAATCAACAATGCGTAAACTTTGCTCAAGTAGGCCTATCTTCAACGCATTTATTGTATCAATGGGCTACAGATGTTTTGTTTGTAAGTCAGTTACGAACTTATTTTTTCATTCAAGGTTCTTGAAGACATGTCTCAACATCAGAGACCATCAGAAAACAATGCAAGTACCTTATTAATAAAGTATTTAATACGCTTTTATTATGCAATATTTCCCCAAAGGAACAGATGCAGAAGTATGCTGAAATTGGCTTGCCATACAACACACGTACAGCAAAGCTTTGTCgttatgtatttttatttatttattttacttttatttaactaggcaagtcagttaaaagtacaaattcttattttcaatgacggcctaggaacagtgggttagctaccttgttcaggggcagaacgacagatttttaccttgtcagcacggggattcaatctttcgacattttggttactagtccaacgctctaaccactagactacttgCCGCCCCATAATTGGATCGCTATTGAACTATTGATTTTATTCTCTATTCCTCTGTGGAATAAAATTCATTTGAACCTGCACATGATTTTATGTACTCTCAATGTAATGTGGCTTTGAGTGTCCTGAAGGCGTCTGCCAAATACAATTATTTATGAATTATTTATGAATGGTTATCAGATGATGAAGGCAGTGTGTATTGACACACCAGGGGGACCAGAGAGTATGCTGTTGAGGAATGTCCCCAGACCTCTACCTGAACATGGAGAAGTCCTCATCAGAGTCCATGCAACCGCTCTAAACAGGGCTGACACATTGCAGGTATACCCCTATAGAGCATATGAATATTCATCTATGGCTCTACGATCAACAACAAAGTCTTTGTCACTTCTTTCACCTCCTATTGGACAGTCACAGGATCACTCTAAGCCTATGGCTATATAGCGTCACCTATAGCAAGCTTTTGGACAGTCACAGGGGTTAATTTTCAGAAGGCTCAATTGTTACCTGAACACTGAAGTGGATTGCAAATATTATGTTAACTATTGTTATGCTAAGATACTAAAGTTGTTGTCTCTATTTTTGACAGAGGAAAGGACTGTACCCCGCTCCACCTGGTGAGAGTGAGGTCCTGGGTTTGGAGGCGGCTGGTACGGTGGCCAGCGTTGGCCCAGGGGTTAGGGAGTGCTGGAGGCTAGGGGACCGGGTCATGACCCTACTCTCTGGAGGAGGGTATGCCGAGTATGTGGCTGTTCCAGAGGAGCTTATCATGTCTATCCCCACTCATCTCACTGTCTACCAGGCTGCTGCCATACCTGAGGCCTGGCTCACTGCATTTCAGCTCCTGCACTTTGTAGGTAGGCCTCTATAGCATGTTTTATTTtactttaacctttatttaaccaggaagtccTATTGAGGTCAGAAGACCTCTTTTCCAAAAGAGACCTGCATAGCCAAGAAAGGCTATTTCATATTTGCATTCAGGCATTTAATCAAAGCACCGATCAGGAAACCCAGACTTGTAGATGTATGTTCAATCTCTTCTTTTGTAGCTCAGGTGAAGGAAGGAGAGATAGTGTTGGTGCATGCTGGGGCCAGTGGGGTGGGGACTGCCGCTGTCCAGCTGGTCCGATTGGCTGGGGCTATTCCCATAGTTACTGCAGGAAGCTCTGAGAAACTACAGATGGCAGAGACACTGGGAGCCGCTGCTGGTTTCAACTACAAACATGAGGACTTTGCAGAGAAAGTTAGTGATTTTACAGCAGGTGAGTTAATAATCAGATCAATGAGAACATAAATGCCATTTCACATAATAATGAATCTAGGGTGTTGTGAACTGCTTACAACATTGAGTGAGTTCATTTGATAATTGTATCATATGCATACAAATCAATGTGTGTGGATACAAATCTTAGCCATACAGCGAGAGATGTATCCAGAGAAACCATTGGATCAAACTAGTCTAAACAAGCAAGCTTTGTGCAGGCAGAGGAGCAAACGTCATCTTGGACTGCATTGGTGGGTCCAACTGGGAGAGGAACGTGGCCTGTCTGGCCACAGATGGACGATGGGTGCTGTATGGCCTCATGGGAGGAAAGACCGTGACAGGAGACATACTGGGCAAGCTGCTGTCCAAACGAGGACAGCTCCTCTGTAGTCTCCTCAGGTCACGCAGTCTGCAGGTGATGTAtggatgattgattgattgatcagttGCTTGTCCTACGAGAGGAAATTATTTACACAGTAGAAACTAATATTATAATataaattaaaaagtaaaaaatatgCCAGTGAAAGGCAATGCCTACAACACAAAtgttctgtgtgcaataatgcCCAAAGTAAAACTTTCAATATGTGTTGGATATGAACCTATTACTCAAATGCCATTCAATTAAACACTTTAGCCTTACCCCAGCCTAGAACCCTGTCTTTGTTACTACTTTCTAAATGTGAAGTATGTGGTCCTGTGTTTTCTCCTGTCAGTATAAAGCAGATCTGGTGAGAGCCTTCTCAGAAAGGGCCCTACCTCACTTCTCAGACCCGACTAGCTCCCCCTGCCACCTGAGGCCTGTAATCGACAGCATGTTCAGTCTGGACCAGGTAGCTGATGCTCACAGACACATGGAAGCCAATAGAAACACGGGAAAGATTGTAATCAATGTCATGAACCCACAATGATGGGACCTCTAGTGACGGTGTCATCTTTCCATTTAGTTCCAAACTTAACATTTGGTTGAGCAACTTGGTTTATGACCATTCACTTCTATAACATATATcaaaattaaatgttatttgtcacatgtgccatatataacaggtgtagactttaaaatgaaatgcttacttacaagcctttaaccaaaaATTCAGAgctagaaaaaaagaaaaagggaaatagtaacacaataaaataatgaggctatatacaaagagtacatttacatttacatttaagtcatttagcagacgctcttatccagagcgacttacaaattggtgcattcaccttacctgtaccgagtcaatgtgcagaggtacgaggtagttgaaTGCATATGTCCTGAATGTTATAAGGTGACCGAGTTGATAAATACTGTGTTGAAAGCTAGATATAAAGCTTTCCTGTTTCCTACTACAGTAACTATGGTGACAGTGTATCCTCACTCTCCTCACCTTAACAGTATTTGTATCACCTTCTGTTTATTGTTCAATCAAATTATGCATATTATTTTTTACTTAGTCTAAAACAAAAACTGTGTTACTGGTAATAGTACAATTTGTTTGGCCCATCTGTGATTTCATTATAAACAAGAATAAACTTTTTTTTTCTCAACAAGAACAAAAAATATTGTTTGTAATAATTTATTTTCTGTTCATAACTAATCATTAACATACATTAAATCGTTATATTTGACATGTTCTATAGCTTATGTAATACAATGTGTTGAAATTCCATGTTCAGTCGGCCCACAAAGAATGCCTGAAAGAAACATATTGCAAATATGCTATGCACATGGCCACAGTACCCCTAGAGCGCCTGGGTGGGTTTATGCGCACCATGCCACAAGCTGACCCGTGACGAGAAACCGGAATTGGCAGGCTGAAATTAAATGTTCGACTTCCTGAGGTCACCGTCAAGTTTTGTTTTGGGAGGGAGTTCATTTTATGTGAGTGTACACTTTGTTTGTTTTTAAACTGGCAAATGAGTAAAAATAAGTGTGCCGTCGTGGACAAAGATTCTAGGGACACTAAAAAAGACAACATCGACGCCCGTCGAAAGAAAGTGGGTAGAATGTAGCTGTGTGATTTTTCGCCTTCTGCACTTGTTGTACCTTCTCATGCTTAGTTTATCTACGTTTGAAGGTACCTTTCCTACAATCTGATTCAGGCTCAGTCTTTAAAGGCGAGTTATTTCTTTACTTTTTCTCTCAACAATGTTTGTATTGCCTCAAATGAATAAGCTACAGATGTTCATTCAACGTCCGGAGCATGTTTGATTGAATGTGAATGGTTTTGTGGTGTAGGCAGTGGTTGAAAAAATAcccagtaaaagtaaagatacctttaaccgagcatttctcaagtaaaagtctaaaagcatttggtttaaaatatacgtATGTATCAAAAGTTAATGTAATTTGATAAGTATAAAAAGTTAAATTGTAgatcatttcacattccttatttTTATTTACGAATAGTCcagtggcacactccaacacagacataatttacaaacgaaacagatgtgtttagtgagtctgctagatcagaggctgtaggaaTGACCAAGgaggttctctgtttagtgagtctgctagatcagaggcagtagggatgaccagggatgttctctgtttagtgagtctgccagatcagaggctgtaggaaTGACCAAGgaggttctctgtttagtgagtctgctagatcagaggcagtagggatgaccagggatgttctctgtttagtgagtctgctagATCAGAGGTTGTAGGAATGACCAAGGATGtactcttgataagtgtgtacattggaccattttcctgcccGGCTAAGCATAGAAAATgtactttgggtgtcagggaaaatatatggagtaaaaaatatgaatagtatagataccccccaaaaatgacttaagtaaaaatacttgaaagtacttaagtactttacaccactggggaTAGGTAAGTGGATGGGGGTATGACTCATTAGTGGAAgatgaatacatacagtaacataatgtAGCACATTTTTTGCATCCTTGTCTCATATGCTAAAACTCAAAATACAAGCAAAATCTTTCTCAATGTCCTAATAGCATACCTGTCATGCCTGTCGTATTTATCACTGTTGCAGATCTAAAACATGGCGGAAGCAAACCAAAGGCCTCAACGTAAGATGTCCACCGCAGGAGACGGTCTATACAAGGTACTCGGGCTGGAGAAGGGGGCATCGCAAGAAGAGATAAAGAAGGCATACAGGTATAAAGCTCTCAACCACAGACAGAAGCTTAGTCAACGACTAGAGAACAGTTCAAAACGTGTTGGCTttcttaacctcactagggtatgtgggacggtagcgtcccacctcgtcaacagccagtgaaactgcagggtgccaaattcaaaacaactgaaatcccataattaaaaatcctcaaacatacatgtattttacaccattttaaagatacacttgttgtaaatccagccacagtgtccgatttcaaaaaggctttacgacaaaagcaaaccaaacgattatgttaggtcagagccaagtcacagaaaaacagccatttttccagccaaagagaggtgtcacaaaaagctgaaatatagatcaaattaatcactaacctttgatcttcatcagatgacactcataggacttcatgttacacaatacatgtatgttttgttcggtaaagttcatatttatatccaaaaatctgagtttacattggcgggttatgttcagtagttccaaaacatccggtgattttgcagagagccacatcaatttacagaaatactcataacattgataaaagatacaactgttatgcatggaattttagatccacttctccttaatgcaaccgctgtgtcagatttcaaaaaaactttgcgGAAAGAGcccaccatgcaataatctgagtacggcgcacagacaacaaatcaagccaaacagatccgccatgttggagtcaacagaagtcataaatagcattataaatattcacttacctttgatgatcttcatcagaatgcactcccaggaatcccagtttcacaaatgtttgttttgttcgataatgtccatcatttatgtccaaataactccttgttgttcgcgcgttcagtacacattCCAAACTCGCGACGCGCGTGCAAGTACAGCGGAAAATACGtccgaaaagtccaaaaagttatattacagtccgtagaaaatgtcaaacgaagtatagaatcaacctttaggatgtttttaacataaatcttcaataatgttccaaccggagaattcctttgtctgtagaattgcaatggaacagagcttgctctcacgtgaacgcgcgagactgagctcgtggctctctggcagacctctgactcattcccctctcattagcccccacttcacagtagaagcatcaaacaaggttctaaagacggttgacatctagtggaagccttaggaagtgcaatttgactccatagacactgtgtattcgataggccaagagttaaactacaaacctcagatttcccacttcctggttggattttcttctcaggtttttgcctgccatatgagttctgttatactcacagacatcattcaaacagttttagaaacgtcagaatgttttctattcaaatctactaattatatggatattctagcttttatggctgagtagcaggcagtttaatttgggcatgcttttcatccaaaattcccaatgctgccccctaccctagtgaagttaataaAAGCACCATGAACTAAAGCTGTAGTATAGGCTGTCCTGAtgctgcttttctttcctcttttTGGAAGATGTCTAGTAAAAATCTACATATTTGCCTTCTTCTCCCAGGAAACTAGCACTGAGGCATCACCCTGACAAGAACCCAGACAACCCCGAGGCAGCTGAGAAGTTTAAGGAGATCAACAATGCCAACTCCATCCTCAACGACGAAACCAAGCGGAAGGTCTATGACGAGTACGGCTCCATGGGCCTCTATGTCGCAGAGCAGtttggagaggagagtgttaaaTATTACTTCCTCATGCACAAGTGCTGGTTCAAGGCAAGAAGTCTTTAAGATCCTATACACATTTTCATACATATACACTTTGCAGACACCTATACCCAAAAGAGACTTATTGTACCCACTTAATGAGTGCAAAACTGTAAATTTTTTGTTGTAAGCATTTTATTCCTGTTGGAAATGAACTCACGACCTTGGCATTGCTAAATTGTACTGTATGTTAATCATTACTCATTCATTAGTGTTGAAAGAAAACAAAACTCTATTATAGTTTTTTAACACTTAGAAGTGTATGCGTGAATACTTATCTTTGTGTGACAAAAATCCCCGGTGTATTTCCCAGACCCTGATGGTGTTCTGTGGGATCTtcacctgctgctgctgctgctgtttctgCTGCTTCTGCTGTGGGAAGTGCAAGCCACCGGGGGACGAGGAGCACGTATACGTAGACCCAGAGGACCTTGAGGCCCAGATCAGAGCCGagcaggacaggggtgagtgGGGGAAGGGGCAGTGGTATAGGTATTGTGTATATTTCTTAATCCCCACTGAtgcgtatcaaagtagtgtagtggaggtatacgcCGTTTCAATGAATGAGGCTGatggaacagatcagaatgtttagcttaaaatgttgatcaactaCTATTTCTTCCCATTTTAGGCGCAGCAATGTGCTGACGACGGTAGGCCTTCGCGGGAATATTCCTAAATCCAATTTGTGGAAAAAACGCAGTTCTAAAATGTGCACCGCACATGCGAGCGGTTTCATGGACAGAGATGAAAATATCTGTTAGAAATTTAGAAAGAAGGGGTGATTTTAAATATGCCAAAACgatcatgggttgctaatatgactaggataatgCCTTTGGCTGCTAGACAATGAAAGTAGAACAGGAGAACacatatgtatgtctatataaaAATGATTGCCTTCATGTTTCTATGGTGGGACTTTGGCTATAGGCTACTTTCAAGTAAGGTAAGATGTGCCTCCATGAAGTAAAACGTCCAAGTTTAAAACAATTAACAAATACAAAAAATTTGGCGACGCTAATGATAGGCCTAACCGTCTTCtgatagatggaaaggctttctttaaaaaaaatcttctctattaaatgttaactacagtagctacaaagtagcctacctgtcagaatgatatcatgattttTCACATCAATCCAGTAGCCTTTTCTTTTGCAAACTCCAACTTGTGCTACAGGaacactgctaaccaaacaacCGTATAAGGTGTCTGCATGCAGGGTAACTGCACTAGACCTCAAAttgtctcctgatgtggtttaaacaTTGTTATGTACTTACAGTGCTTTCCAAATTTTGTTTCACTTTTCACTATAAaaaatctatctacacacaatggcaaagcgaaaacagggttttagacatttttgccaatttatataaaataaaaacagcaataccttatttacacaagtattcagagcctttgacatccttgagatgtttctacaacttgattagagtccacctgtggtaagttcaatggattggacatgatttggaaaggcacacagctgtctatttcaggtcccacagttgaccgtgcatgtcagagcaaaaaccaagccacagggtcaaaggaattgtccgtagagctccgagacaggattgtgttgaatcacagatctggggaagggtaccaaaaaatgtctgcagcattggagctcaccaagaacacagtggcctccatcattcttaaatggaagaagtttgggaggtgaccaagaacccgatggtcactctgacagagcttcagagttcctctgtggagatgggagacccttccagaaggacaaccagctctccaccaatcaggcctttttatTGTAgattggccagatggaagccaatcctcagtaaaaagcacatgacagcccgcttggagttttccaaaaggcatctaaatgaccatgattgaactctttggcctgaatgccaagcgtcatgtctggaggaaacctggcaccatccctacggtgaaacgtggtggcagcatcatgctgtctggttgtttttcagcggcagggactgggaggctagtcaggatagagggaaagatgaacagagcaaagtacagagagatccttgatgaaaacctgctgaaaatagctgtgcagtgacgctccccatccaacatgacagagcttgagaagaatgtgagaaactccccaaatacaggtgtcaaacttgtagcatcatacccaagaagactcgaggctgtaatcgctgccaaaattgcttcaacaaagtactgagtagaaggtctgaatacttatgtaaatgtgatatttaagctttttattttcaataatttTGCAGActtttctaaacctgttttttgctttgtcattatggggttattgtgtgtagattgatgggggtgggggggagcaaTTGAATCAAATTCACAATAAGGctataatgtggaaaaagtgaagggttctgaatactttccgaatgcactgtatgcgaTGGTATACAATtctaagcaaggtttgaaatgattatgttttagtccaaCATTATATCTGTTAgggcttcttgtggtcaatttgcagtctacaaatgtatttttaattatGACCATCCGCTTGTGGAAAAAATCGTTCCATGGCTGAATCTAGTTAATGATCCCTGCTATACATCTTAAGAAATTCGTTTTAGAATCAGCCCCTCTCTTTGTTTAGATCAACAGGCATATCACTGAAATGGTTCCGGTGCACTATAGCATGCTGCGAGGCTTCCGGTGCACTATAGCATGCTGCGAGGTTTCCGGTGCACTATAACATGCTGCGAGGCTTCCGGTGCCCTATAACATGCTGCGAGGCTTCCGGTGCCCTATAACATGCTGCGAGGCTTCCGGTGCCCTATAGCATGCTGCGAGGCTTCCGGTGCGCTATAACATGCTGCGAGGCTCCCGGTGCCCTATAGCATGCTGCGAGGCTTCCGGTGCCCTATAGCATGCTGCGAGGCTTCCGGTGCGCTATAACATGCTGCGAGGCTCCCGGTGCCCTATAGCATGCTGCGAGGCTCCCGGTGCCCTATAGCATGCTGCGAGGCTTCCGGTGCCCTATAACATGCTGCGAGGCTCCCGGTGCCCTATAACATGCTGCGAGGCTTCCGGTGCGCTATAACATGCTGCGAGGCTTCCGGTGCGCTATAACATGCTGCGAGTCTTCCGGTGCGCTATAACATGCTGCGAGGCTTCCGGTGCGCTATAGCATCCTGCGAGGCTTCCGGTGCGCTATAGCATGCTGCGAGGCTTCCGGTGCGCTATAGCATGCTGCGAGGCTTCCGGTGCGCTATAGCATGCTGCGAGGCTTCCGGTGCGCTATAGCATGCTGCGAGGCTTCCGGTGCGCTATAGCATGCTGCGAGGCTTCCGGTGCGCTATAGCATGCTGCGAGGCTTCCGGTGCGCTATAGCATGCTGCGAGGCTTCCGGTGCGCTATAGCATGCTGCGAGGCTTCCGGTGCGCTATAGCATGC
This Salvelinus fontinalis isolate EN_2023a chromosome 16, ASM2944872v1, whole genome shotgun sequence DNA region includes the following protein-coding sequences:
- the dnajc5gb gene encoding dnaJ (Hsp40) homolog, subfamily C, member 5 gamma b; amino-acid sequence: MAEANQRPQRKMSTAGDGLYKVLGLEKGASQEEIKKAYRKLALRHHPDKNPDNPEAAEKFKEINNANSILNDETKRKVYDEYGSMGLYVAEQFGEESVKYYFLMHKCWFKTLMVFCGIFTCCCCCCFCCFCCGKCKPPGDEEHVYVDPEDLEAQIRAEQDRGEHQPVVVQPHTAAVEKAESDHDQSASNHSDPIFTTTDQ
- the tp53i3 gene encoding quinone oxidoreductase PIG3 isoform X3 yields the protein MLLRNVPRPLPEHGEVLIRVHATALNRADTLQRKGLYPAPPGESEVLGLEAAGTVASVGPGVRECWRLGDRVMTLLSGGGYAEYVAVPEELIMSIPTHLTVYQAAAIPEAWLTAFQLLHFVAQVKEGEIVLVHAGASGVGTAAVQLVRLAGAIPIVTAGSSEKLQMAETLGAAAGFNYKHEDFAEKVSDFTAGRGANVILDCIGGSNWERNVACLATDGRWVLYGLMGGKTVTGDILGKLLSKRGQLLCSLLRSRSLQYKADLVRAFSERALPHFSDPTSSPCHLRPVIDSMFSLDQVADAHRHMEANRNTGKIVINVMNPQ
- the tp53i3 gene encoding quinone oxidoreductase PIG3 isoform X1 is translated as MATLLRYLNQQCVNFAQVLEDMSQHQRPSENNMMKAVCIDTPGGPESMLLRNVPRPLPEHGEVLIRVHATALNRADTLQRKGLYPAPPGESEVLGLEAAGTVASVGPGVRECWRLGDRVMTLLSGGGYAEYVAVPEELIMSIPTHLTVYQAAAIPEAWLTAFQLLHFVAQVKEGEIVLVHAGASGVGTAAVQLVRLAGAIPIVTAGSSEKLQMAETLGAAAGFNYKHEDFAEKVSDFTAGRGANVILDCIGGSNWERNVACLATDGRWVLYGLMGGKTVTGDILGKLLSKRGQLLCSLLRSRSLQYKADLVRAFSERALPHFSDPTSSPCHLRPVIDSMFSLDQVADAHRHMEANRNTGKIVINVMNPQ
- the tp53i3 gene encoding quinone oxidoreductase PIG3 isoform X2; this translates as MSQHQRPSENNMMKAVCIDTPGGPESMLLRNVPRPLPEHGEVLIRVHATALNRADTLQRKGLYPAPPGESEVLGLEAAGTVASVGPGVRECWRLGDRVMTLLSGGGYAEYVAVPEELIMSIPTHLTVYQAAAIPEAWLTAFQLLHFVAQVKEGEIVLVHAGASGVGTAAVQLVRLAGAIPIVTAGSSEKLQMAETLGAAAGFNYKHEDFAEKVSDFTAGRGANVILDCIGGSNWERNVACLATDGRWVLYGLMGGKTVTGDILGKLLSKRGQLLCSLLRSRSLQYKADLVRAFSERALPHFSDPTSSPCHLRPVIDSMFSLDQVADAHRHMEANRNTGKIVINVMNPQ